One window of the Streptomyces asoensis genome contains the following:
- a CDS encoding thiolase C-terminal domain-containing protein, translating into MTERPLPQPTLASAGFWRSGADGVLRVAHCADCGRYFHPPLPLCPSCRGRAVALAPVSGRAVVVGFSVNHQTWLPKFPPPYVVAVVALAEDDRARLTTNVVGCATDEVYVGMPVRVRFEQQEDVYVPLFEPDPSADGPGPLPEPRDIRASVRPMASPRKYEDRVALTGVGQSRVGRRLMVDPLSLTVDACLAALEDAGLGPDEIDGLSTYPGPSPDGMSEGGVTALTEALQLRPTWVNGAREVPGQIGSITAGMLAVAAGLCRHVLCFRTVWESSHGALLRSGQWQAGGGRATGMFEFRAPFGAMSAAQWIGCNASHYMHRYGVGREALGAIAVTARANAARNPEALHRDPMTLDDYYGARVITTPFGLYDCDVPCDGAVAVVVSAIETAYDRPRPPVLVESVGTAVLERLSWDQDTLTHLPQSHGPSAHLWSRTGLTPADVDVALLYDGFTFNALSWIEGLGFCGPGEATDFIAGGRTIAPDGDLPLNPHGGQLSAGRLHGYGFVHEAMRQLRGDAPGRQVGGARVAVVTAGGGVPSGAMLLRKAE; encoded by the coding sequence ATGACCGAACGTCCGCTGCCCCAACCGACGCTCGCCAGCGCCGGGTTCTGGCGCTCCGGGGCCGACGGTGTGCTGCGTGTCGCCCACTGCGCGGACTGCGGGCGGTACTTCCATCCGCCGCTGCCGTTGTGCCCCTCCTGCCGCGGCCGCGCCGTGGCACTCGCCCCCGTCTCGGGCAGGGCGGTGGTCGTCGGGTTCAGCGTCAACCACCAGACCTGGCTGCCGAAGTTCCCGCCGCCGTACGTCGTCGCCGTGGTCGCCCTCGCCGAGGACGACCGGGCGCGCCTGACGACCAACGTCGTCGGCTGCGCGACGGACGAGGTGTACGTCGGCATGCCGGTCAGGGTGCGCTTCGAACAGCAAGAGGACGTGTACGTACCGCTGTTCGAGCCCGATCCGTCGGCCGACGGTCCGGGTCCGCTGCCCGAGCCACGCGACATCCGTGCCTCGGTGCGCCCCATGGCCTCTCCCCGGAAGTACGAGGACCGGGTGGCGCTGACCGGCGTGGGACAGTCACGTGTGGGCCGACGCCTGATGGTCGACCCCCTCTCCCTGACGGTCGACGCGTGCCTGGCCGCACTCGAGGACGCGGGCCTCGGCCCGGACGAGATCGACGGGCTCTCCACCTATCCCGGACCGAGCCCCGACGGCATGAGCGAAGGCGGCGTCACCGCCCTGACCGAGGCCTTGCAGCTGCGCCCCACCTGGGTCAACGGCGCCCGTGAAGTGCCGGGCCAGATCGGCTCGATCACCGCCGGCATGCTCGCGGTCGCCGCCGGGCTGTGCCGGCACGTGCTGTGCTTCCGCACGGTGTGGGAGTCCTCGCACGGCGCGCTGCTGCGGTCCGGGCAGTGGCAGGCCGGCGGCGGACGCGCCACGGGCATGTTCGAGTTCCGGGCGCCCTTCGGCGCCATGTCCGCCGCCCAGTGGATCGGCTGCAACGCCTCGCACTACATGCACCGGTACGGCGTCGGCCGCGAGGCCCTCGGCGCGATCGCCGTCACCGCGCGGGCGAACGCGGCCCGCAACCCCGAGGCCCTGCACCGCGACCCGATGACGCTCGACGACTACTACGGCGCCCGCGTTATCACGACCCCGTTCGGCCTCTACGACTGCGACGTCCCCTGCGACGGCGCGGTGGCCGTCGTCGTCTCGGCGATCGAGACGGCGTACGACCGTCCCCGGCCGCCCGTCCTGGTCGAGTCCGTCGGCACGGCCGTACTGGAACGGCTCAGCTGGGACCAGGACACCCTGACCCACCTGCCGCAGTCGCACGGCCCCTCCGCGCACCTGTGGAGCCGCACCGGCCTCACCCCCGCCGACGTCGACGTCGCCCTGCTCTACGACGGGTTCACCTTCAACGCCCTGTCCTGGATCGAGGGCCTCGGCTTCTGCGGACCGGGTGAGGCGACCGACTTCATCGCCGGGGGCCGGACCATCGCCCCCGACGGCGACCTCCCGCTCAACCCGCACGGCGGCCAGCTCTCGGCGGGCCGGCTGCACGGCTACGGCTTCGTCCACGAGGCCATGAGACAGCTGCGCGGCGACGCGCCCGGGCGACAGGTCGGGGGTGCCCGGGTGGCGGTGGTCACGGCGGGCGGGGGAGTGCCGTCGGGGGCGATGCTGCTGAGGAAGGCGGAGTAG
- a CDS encoding CaiB/BaiF CoA transferase family protein, which yields MTTGPLAGCRVVELGGIGPGPFAGMLLADLGAEVVRVDRPERAGEPDAGGPADVLGRGKRSVVLDLKDPAATAALLRLVERADVLIEGFRPGVTERLGVGPHDCLARNPRLVYGRMTGWGQEGPLAASAGHDITYIALTGALGAIGEAGGPPRIPLNLVGDFGGGGCYLVIGVLAALHAADRTGRGQVVDAAVVDGTAHLLASTFAKLGRGEWSDERGVNRFDGGWPFYAVYGTKDGRHIAVGALERPFYRSLVALLDLEVDPDRQHDRSTWPRLRRLLTRRFAERTRDEWAELFEGTDACVAPVLSLTEAAAHPHLAARGSLFARDGVVQPAAAPRFSATPSSAGRAAPAVGADTQAVFRDWGVDPAVQFSD from the coding sequence ATGACGACAGGACCGCTCGCCGGCTGCCGGGTCGTCGAACTCGGCGGCATCGGACCGGGGCCGTTCGCCGGGATGCTCCTGGCCGACCTGGGCGCCGAGGTCGTGCGCGTGGACCGGCCCGAGCGGGCCGGCGAACCGGACGCGGGCGGACCGGCGGACGTGCTGGGCCGCGGGAAGCGGTCCGTCGTCCTCGACCTGAAGGACCCGGCCGCGACCGCCGCGCTGCTGCGACTCGTCGAGCGTGCGGACGTGTTGATCGAGGGGTTCCGTCCCGGCGTCACCGAACGCCTGGGCGTCGGACCGCACGACTGCCTGGCCCGCAACCCCCGGCTGGTCTACGGCCGGATGACCGGCTGGGGACAGGAAGGACCGCTCGCCGCGTCGGCCGGACACGACATCACCTACATCGCGCTGACGGGCGCGCTCGGCGCCATCGGGGAGGCGGGCGGCCCGCCGCGGATCCCGCTGAACCTCGTCGGCGACTTCGGGGGCGGTGGCTGCTACCTCGTGATCGGCGTCCTCGCCGCCCTGCACGCCGCCGACCGCACCGGCCGCGGCCAGGTCGTCGACGCGGCCGTCGTCGACGGCACCGCACACCTCCTCGCCAGCACGTTCGCCAAGCTCGGGCGCGGCGAGTGGAGCGACGAACGGGGCGTCAACCGGTTCGACGGCGGCTGGCCGTTCTACGCCGTGTACGGGACCAAGGACGGCCGCCACATCGCCGTCGGCGCGCTGGAGCGCCCGTTCTACCGAAGCCTGGTCGCACTGCTCGACCTGGAGGTGGACCCGGACCGGCAGCACGACCGGTCGACCTGGCCGCGGTTGCGCCGGCTGCTGACGCGACGCTTCGCGGAGCGCACCCGGGACGAGTGGGCGGAGCTGTTCGAGGGCACCGACGCCTGCGTGGCCCCCGTCCTGAGCCTCACCGAGGCGGCCGCCCACCCTCATCTCGCCGCGCGCGGAAGCCTCTTCGCCCGCGACGGCGTGGTCCAGCCCGCCGCCGCGCCCCGGTTCTCGGCGACCCCGTCGAGCGCGGGCCGCGCGGCACCGGCGGTCGGCGCCGACACCCAAGCCGTGTTCCGGGACTGGGGAGTCGACCCCGCCGTGCAGTTCTCCGACTGA
- a CDS encoding acyl-CoA dehydrogenase family protein, giving the protein MRLEPTPGLEAFRRKVRAFVAEHAPGTKAHSGVRAPEPALMPAIREWTAKLYEAGLLGIDWPAEYGGRPDAHPLEPSVVAEEIARARTWPPVGAASLASAALLDFGTAAQRARFLPRIRTCEDVWCQLFSEPEAGSDLAALRTRARREGEGDEAVFVVDGQKVWTTNGQHADMGYLLARTDADAPRHRGITAFALDMRSPGVTVRPLREITGTTDFNEVFLDGVRIPAARVIGRVNDGWRVAMSSLGRERSGVAARGAELSAVLDDLLRLAEETPVDGRPALDDSATRQSLGELAARVRVNAAMTSLAQSRMLHGTERPQDALLGKIFFSELHHDLADFGLRLQGTDGLLTEDDPETVADGWWQDAHLYSRAYTIAGGANEVLRTQVAERGLGLPRESRRQG; this is encoded by the coding sequence ATGCGACTGGAACCCACACCCGGACTCGAGGCGTTCCGGAGAAAAGTGCGCGCCTTCGTGGCGGAACACGCGCCCGGCACCAAGGCGCACTCCGGGGTGCGCGCGCCCGAGCCGGCCCTGATGCCGGCGATCCGGGAGTGGACCGCGAAGCTGTACGAGGCGGGCCTTCTCGGCATCGACTGGCCCGCCGAGTACGGCGGCCGGCCCGACGCCCATCCCCTCGAACCGTCCGTCGTCGCCGAGGAGATCGCCCGCGCCCGCACCTGGCCGCCCGTGGGCGCGGCCTCGCTCGCCTCGGCGGCCCTGCTCGACTTCGGCACCGCCGCGCAGCGGGCGCGCTTCCTGCCCCGCATCCGCACCTGCGAGGACGTGTGGTGCCAGCTGTTCAGCGAGCCGGAGGCGGGCAGCGACCTGGCGGCGCTGCGCACCCGGGCCCGCCGCGAGGGCGAGGGCGACGAGGCGGTGTTCGTCGTCGACGGCCAGAAGGTGTGGACGACGAACGGCCAGCACGCGGACATGGGTTACCTGCTCGCGCGCACCGACGCGGACGCCCCGAGACATCGGGGCATCACGGCCTTCGCCCTGGACATGCGCAGCCCCGGCGTCACCGTGCGGCCCTTGCGCGAGATCACCGGGACCACCGACTTCAACGAGGTCTTCCTCGACGGCGTCCGGATCCCGGCCGCCCGGGTGATCGGCCGGGTGAACGACGGCTGGCGGGTGGCGATGAGCAGCCTGGGCCGTGAACGTTCCGGCGTGGCCGCGCGCGGCGCCGAGCTGTCCGCCGTCCTGGACGACCTCCTGCGGCTCGCGGAGGAGACACCGGTGGACGGCCGGCCCGCGCTCGACGACTCGGCCACCCGGCAGTCGCTCGGGGAGCTCGCCGCGCGGGTGCGGGTGAACGCCGCGATGACCTCTCTGGCGCAGTCGAGGATGCTGCACGGCACGGAACGGCCGCAGGACGCCCTGCTGGGCAAGATCTTCTTCAGCGAGCTCCATCACGACCTGGCCGACTTCGGGCTGCGCCTCCAGGGCACGGACGGGCTGCTCACCGAGGACGACCCGGAGACGGTGGCGGACGGCTGGTGGCAGGACGCGCATCTGTACTCGCGCGCGTACACGATCGCGGGCGGGGCGAACGAGGTGCTGCGGACCCAGGTCGCCGAACGGGGGCTGGGGCTGCCGCGGGAGTCCCGTCGCCAGGGTTGA
- a CDS encoding FadR/GntR family transcriptional regulator, with the protein MATAVDREPADGETGLPVGKLAAQTAQRIEATVIRQGWPVGESLGSEVDLRERLGVSRAVLREAVRLVEHHQVARMRRGPGGGLIVCAPDAGPATRAMVIYLEYVGTSVTDLLRARQLLEPIAAGLAADRITEEGIATLRATLDSERGHWDDPSVHSQDPLHPVLGRLSGNPVLHLFIDVLTRLTARYAHTSRRISKAEMHAAKETSHREHRAVVDAVVADDGARAQTELTAHLESVAAWIEKHRVRRGQRISGNVVEPELVEGPRAKLAEVVAARIHDDIAARGWQIGMVLGSEADLLARYEISRAVLREAVRLLEYHQVARMRRGPGGGLIVTAPEPQASIDTMALFLEYQGVTADDLRIVRNAIELGIVARVTARHAEGDTEVAERLAKAVRRPTEGPAGDLRKADLFHSELAALADNPVLSLFLAIITELFRRHASGHDRPLPGDTAADEVQHVHQRILDAIVQGDAGVARHRMRRHLDALIPWWH; encoded by the coding sequence ATGGCGACTGCCGTCGACCGCGAGCCCGCCGACGGCGAGACCGGTCTCCCGGTCGGCAAGCTGGCCGCGCAGACCGCGCAGCGCATCGAGGCGACCGTGATCCGCCAGGGCTGGCCCGTCGGTGAGTCGCTGGGCTCCGAGGTGGACCTGCGGGAGCGGCTCGGGGTCAGCCGCGCGGTGCTGCGCGAGGCGGTACGGCTGGTCGAGCACCACCAGGTCGCCAGGATGCGGCGCGGGCCGGGCGGCGGTCTGATCGTCTGCGCGCCCGACGCGGGACCGGCGACCCGGGCCATGGTGATCTACCTGGAGTACGTCGGCACCAGCGTCACGGACCTGCTCCGGGCCCGTCAGCTCCTCGAACCGATCGCCGCCGGACTCGCCGCCGACCGCATCACCGAAGAGGGCATCGCCACGCTCCGGGCCACGCTCGACTCCGAACGCGGCCACTGGGACGACCCGTCGGTCCATTCGCAGGACCCGCTGCACCCGGTGCTCGGCAGGCTCTCGGGAAACCCGGTGCTGCACCTGTTCATCGACGTGCTCACCCGCCTGACCGCCCGGTACGCGCACACCTCCCGACGCATCTCCAAGGCGGAGATGCACGCGGCGAAGGAGACCTCGCACCGTGAGCACCGGGCCGTCGTCGACGCCGTCGTCGCCGACGACGGCGCCCGCGCGCAGACCGAACTCACCGCGCATCTGGAGTCGGTGGCCGCCTGGATCGAGAAGCACCGCGTCCGCCGCGGGCAGCGGATCTCGGGCAACGTGGTCGAGCCCGAGCTGGTCGAAGGGCCACGGGCCAAGCTCGCGGAAGTGGTGGCCGCCCGGATCCACGACGACATCGCCGCGCGGGGCTGGCAGATCGGCATGGTCCTCGGCTCGGAGGCGGATCTGCTGGCCCGCTACGAGATCAGCCGGGCCGTCCTGCGGGAGGCCGTACGGCTGCTGGAGTACCACCAGGTCGCCCGGATGCGCCGCGGCCCCGGCGGCGGACTCATCGTCACCGCGCCCGAGCCGCAGGCCAGCATCGACACGATGGCGCTTTTCCTCGAGTACCAGGGCGTCACGGCCGACGACCTGCGGATCGTCCGCAACGCCATCGAGCTCGGCATCGTCGCCCGGGTGACCGCCCGGCACGCCGAGGGTGACACGGAGGTCGCCGAGCGCCTCGCGAAGGCCGTCCGCCGGCCTACCGAGGGCCCGGCCGGCGATCTCCGCAAGGCCGATCTGTTCCACTCCGAACTGGCGGCCCTGGCCGACAATCCTGTGCTCTCGCTCTTCCTCGCCATCATCACCGAGCTGTTCCGCCGGCACGCCTCCGGCCATGACCGGCCGCTGCCTGGAGACACCGCGGCCGACGAGGTCCAGCATGTCCACCAGCGCATCCTCGACGCGATCGTCCAGGGCGACGCGGGGGTCGCCCGCCACCGGATGCGCCGTCACCTGGATGCTCTGATCCCCTGGTGGCACTGA
- a CDS encoding crotonase/enoyl-CoA hydratase family protein: MSDEVLVERRGAVQVITINRPAKKNALDAGVAAGVAAAVDELDESDELRVGVLTGAGGTFSAGMDLKAWLRGETPAIEGRGLCGISMTPPRKPLIAAVEGWALAGGFELLLACDLVVAARTARLGVPEVTRSLVARAGAALHLPRRIPYAIALELLLTGAPIDAERAAAHGLVNRLTDEGGALDGALELAAAIAANGPLAVAATKRIARSTADWTLDEAWGRQFDIAEPVFRSQDAREGAAAFAEKRAPVWKGR, from the coding sequence GTGTCCGACGAGGTACTGGTGGAGCGCCGAGGCGCGGTCCAGGTCATCACGATCAACCGCCCGGCGAAGAAGAACGCGTTGGACGCCGGAGTGGCCGCCGGAGTGGCGGCCGCGGTGGACGAGCTCGACGAGTCGGACGAGTTGCGGGTCGGCGTGCTCACCGGGGCGGGCGGCACGTTCTCGGCGGGGATGGACCTCAAGGCGTGGCTGCGGGGCGAGACGCCCGCGATCGAGGGCCGCGGCCTGTGCGGGATCAGCATGACGCCGCCGCGCAAGCCGCTGATCGCCGCGGTGGAGGGCTGGGCCCTGGCCGGCGGCTTCGAACTGCTGCTGGCCTGCGACCTGGTGGTCGCCGCCCGCACCGCCCGGCTCGGCGTACCGGAGGTGACCCGGTCGCTGGTCGCGCGGGCGGGCGCCGCTCTCCATCTGCCGCGCCGGATCCCGTACGCCATCGCCCTGGAACTGCTGCTCACGGGTGCCCCGATCGACGCCGAGCGAGCCGCCGCGCACGGCCTGGTCAACCGGCTCACCGACGAGGGCGGCGCGCTCGACGGCGCTCTCGAACTCGCCGCGGCCATCGCCGCGAACGGCCCGTTGGCGGTCGCGGCGACGAAGCGGATCGCACGCTCCACCGCCGACTGGACGCTGGACGAGGCCTGGGGCAGACAGTTCGACATCGCGGAGCCGGTGTTCCGGTCGCAGGACGCCCGCGAAGGGGCGGCGGCCTTCGCGGAGAAGCGGGCGCCGGTCTGGAAGGGACGCTGA
- a CDS encoding FAS1-like dehydratase domain-containing protein, producing the protein MTTADERFGVLTDEAVERSRRRLGVPQPQRNPPHHYEVTRDGVRHFAYGYGDDNPLYGDPEYAATTRWGSLVAPPTFLYTMGEDAAPAPDPETRALLKGDPFAGLGSYQAVMEFEWWRPLRLGDRCRVLQTQVGVHLKPSSFGGRTAHVVRDYLYADGRGGMHALRRGTWINAERHTSKSRAKERLVQEPYTPAQLAEIDAAYAAESRRGARPRHWEDVEIGEELQPRVKGPLTTTDVVVWHLGWGMQLTPPGAFGIAARVRRKAPGLYPPNPLNVPDTVQRLHWEPERARELGLPGPYDYGAMRETWLCHLLTDWMGDDGWLWQLRCEHRKFNYLGDTTWVRGTVVDKRRVDGRAEVHVDVRCENQRGEITTPGTAVVLLPTRDRAVRLPAPPAADMDGMVAHELARFAVTGDQPHDSRR; encoded by the coding sequence ATGACGACCGCCGACGAACGCTTCGGCGTGCTGACCGACGAGGCGGTCGAGCGCTCCCGCCGCCGCCTCGGCGTTCCCCAGCCCCAGCGCAACCCCCCGCACCACTACGAGGTGACCCGGGACGGCGTACGCCACTTCGCGTACGGCTACGGCGACGACAACCCCCTCTACGGCGACCCGGAGTACGCGGCCACGACCCGCTGGGGCTCGCTCGTCGCACCGCCCACCTTCCTGTACACGATGGGGGAGGACGCCGCCCCGGCGCCGGACCCGGAGACCAGGGCGCTGCTGAAGGGCGACCCGTTCGCCGGACTCGGCTCCTACCAGGCGGTGATGGAGTTCGAGTGGTGGCGTCCCCTGCGACTCGGCGACCGGTGCCGGGTGTTGCAGACCCAGGTGGGCGTGCACCTCAAACCCAGCAGCTTCGGCGGGCGCACCGCACACGTGGTCCGCGACTACCTCTACGCCGACGGGCGAGGCGGGATGCACGCCCTGCGGCGGGGCACCTGGATCAACGCCGAGCGGCACACCTCGAAGTCGAGGGCCAAGGAGCGACTCGTCCAGGAGCCCTACACCCCGGCGCAACTCGCCGAGATCGACGCGGCGTACGCGGCCGAGAGCCGACGCGGCGCCCGTCCCCGCCACTGGGAGGACGTCGAGATCGGCGAGGAGCTCCAGCCGCGGGTGAAGGGGCCGCTGACCACCACCGACGTGGTCGTCTGGCATCTGGGCTGGGGCATGCAGCTCACCCCGCCCGGCGCGTTCGGGATCGCCGCCAGGGTCCGGCGCAAGGCGCCCGGCCTCTATCCGCCGAACCCGCTGAACGTCCCCGACACCGTGCAGCGCCTGCACTGGGAGCCGGAGCGGGCACGGGAGCTGGGCCTGCCGGGCCCCTACGACTACGGCGCCATGCGCGAGACCTGGCTGTGTCATCTGCTCACCGACTGGATGGGCGACGACGGCTGGCTGTGGCAACTGCGCTGCGAGCACCGGAAGTTCAACTACCTGGGCGACACCACCTGGGTGCGCGGCACGGTCGTCGACAAACGGCGGGTGGACGGGCGGGCCGAGGTGCACGTCGACGTGCGGTGCGAGAACCAGCGGGGCGAGATCACCACCCCCGGCACGGCCGTCGTCCTGCTGCCGACCCGCGACCGCGCCGTCCGACTCCCGGCGCCGCCCGCCGCCGACATGGACGGCATGGTCGCCCACGAACTGGCCCGATTCGCCGTCACCGGCGATCAACCGCACGATTCCAGGAGGTAG
- a CDS encoding class I adenylate-forming enzyme family protein codes for MGIRDRLTRLLAEAAADAEAIEYDGGWWTWGQVQRTARGLVEALDAMGAQAGTRVGVVLENRPEHIAVVAAVIASGRCLVMLSPLQPAVRLAADIARCGPPVVVSGAGPLAREGVLGAVTARGTALELGTDGTLRAVGGTAPAGPLADPGVAVEMLTSGTTGPPKRVPLRIGQLDQALVSGGQTPKPERLLSRSASLVATPLVHIGGLWRALACLATGRRMLLMPRFAVEPWVSAVERHGLRAASLVPAAVRAVLDAGVPKERLASLQVVTSGTAPCPAELADAFLRTYGIPVLMTYGATEFAGAVAGWTLPLHERWWRRKAGSAGRAFDGVELRVTGEDGAELPVGGTGRLEVRTEQSTRGGRTWVRTSDLARIDADRFVWIEGRADDAIIRGGFKVQPETVRRALETHPAVREAAVAGLPDARLGEVPVAAVEVEPARPAPDAAELVAHCRGRLTPYEVPAHIVVLDALPRTPSSKVSRVELLDLVRAGLTREDQE; via the coding sequence GTGGGAATTCGCGACCGCCTGACCCGGCTGCTGGCCGAGGCCGCCGCCGACGCCGAGGCGATCGAGTACGACGGCGGGTGGTGGACCTGGGGGCAGGTCCAGCGGACCGCGCGGGGTCTCGTCGAGGCACTCGACGCGATGGGCGCGCAGGCGGGCACCCGCGTCGGCGTCGTCCTGGAGAACCGGCCCGAGCACATCGCCGTGGTCGCCGCGGTGATCGCCTCCGGGCGGTGCCTGGTGATGCTGAGCCCGCTCCAGCCCGCCGTGCGGCTCGCGGCCGACATCGCCCGCTGCGGGCCGCCCGTGGTCGTCTCCGGCGCCGGACCGCTGGCCCGCGAGGGCGTCCTCGGAGCGGTGACCGCTCGGGGAACGGCCCTGGAGCTGGGCACGGACGGCACCCTGCGGGCCGTGGGCGGCACGGCACCCGCCGGGCCGCTCGCCGACCCCGGTGTCGCCGTGGAGATGCTCACCTCCGGCACCACCGGGCCGCCCAAACGCGTCCCGCTGCGCATCGGCCAGCTCGACCAGGCGCTGGTCTCCGGCGGGCAGACCCCGAAGCCCGAGCGGCTGCTGTCGCGGTCGGCGTCGCTCGTGGCCACCCCGCTCGTGCACATCGGCGGGCTGTGGCGGGCGCTCGCCTGTCTCGCGACCGGGCGCCGCATGCTGCTGATGCCCAGGTTCGCCGTCGAGCCCTGGGTGAGCGCCGTGGAACGACACGGGCTGAGGGCGGCGAGTCTGGTGCCGGCCGCCGTGCGGGCCGTACTGGACGCCGGGGTGCCCAAGGAGCGGCTGGCGAGCCTCCAGGTCGTCACCTCCGGCACGGCGCCCTGCCCGGCCGAACTCGCCGACGCGTTCCTCCGCACCTACGGCATCCCCGTCCTGATGACCTACGGAGCCACCGAGTTCGCCGGCGCGGTGGCCGGCTGGACGCTGCCGTTGCACGAACGGTGGTGGCGGCGGAAGGCGGGCAGCGCCGGGCGCGCCTTCGACGGGGTCGAGCTGCGGGTGACGGGCGAGGACGGAGCCGAACTTCCGGTCGGCGGGACGGGACGCCTGGAGGTCCGGACCGAGCAGAGCACCCGGGGCGGCCGGACGTGGGTGCGCACCAGCGATCTCGCCCGGATCGACGCGGACCGGTTCGTCTGGATCGAGGGACGCGCGGACGACGCCATCATCCGCGGCGGCTTCAAGGTGCAGCCCGAGACGGTCAGACGCGCGCTGGAGACGCACCCGGCGGTACGGGAAGCGGCGGTGGCGGGACTGCCGGACGCGAGGCTGGGCGAGGTGCCGGTCGCGGCCGTCGAGGTCGAGCCGGCCCGGCCCGCCCCGGACGCCGCCGAACTCGTCGCCCACTGCCGCGGCCGGCTCACCCCGTACGAGGTGCCGGCGCACATCGTCGTCCTCGACGCACTGCCCCGTACCCCGTCGAGCAAGGTGAGCCGCGTGGAGCTGCTGGATCTCGTCCGGGCCGGACTCACCAGGGAGGACCAGGAATGA
- a CDS encoding thiolase family protein: MRDAVIVDAVRTPIGKRGGSLAPVHAADLSARVLNALVERTGVDPGTVDDVVWGCVTQIGDQSSNVGRSAVLAAGWPEHVPAVTVNRACGSSQQAVDQAAHAVMAGQYDLVVAGGVETMSRVPLGSHRTTGQPYGPGVLARYDGFEFHQGIGAELIAERWGLTRARLDEFAAGSHAKAAAAIDAGVFDDHIVPVETDGIKFTVDEGLRRGTSVETLARLKPSFKEDGVIHAGNSSQISDGAAALLVTTPERARELGLAPIARYHTGAVSGADPITMLLGPIPATEKVLRRSGLSLADIGVYEVNEAFAPVPLAWLAETGADPGRLNPLGGAIAVGHPLGGSGAILMTRLLARMRRENLRYGLQTMCEGGGTANATIIELLR; encoded by the coding sequence ATGCGAGACGCCGTCATCGTCGACGCCGTACGCACCCCCATCGGCAAGCGGGGCGGCTCGCTCGCCCCGGTGCACGCGGCGGACCTGTCGGCCCGGGTGCTGAACGCCCTCGTCGAGCGCACCGGGGTGGACCCCGGCACGGTGGACGACGTGGTCTGGGGCTGTGTGACCCAGATCGGCGACCAGTCCAGCAACGTCGGCCGGTCCGCGGTGCTCGCCGCCGGCTGGCCCGAACACGTCCCGGCCGTCACGGTCAACCGGGCCTGCGGCTCCAGCCAGCAGGCCGTCGACCAGGCCGCCCACGCCGTCATGGCCGGCCAGTACGACCTCGTGGTCGCGGGCGGTGTGGAGACGATGAGCCGGGTGCCGCTCGGCTCGCACCGCACCACGGGACAGCCGTACGGGCCCGGGGTCCTCGCCCGGTACGACGGGTTCGAGTTCCACCAGGGCATCGGCGCCGAACTGATCGCCGAACGCTGGGGGCTGACCCGCGCCCGGCTCGACGAGTTCGCCGCCGGGTCGCACGCGAAGGCCGCCGCGGCGATCGACGCGGGCGTCTTCGACGACCACATCGTGCCGGTCGAGACCGACGGCATCAAGTTCACCGTGGACGAGGGGCTGCGGCGGGGGACGTCGGTCGAGACGCTGGCGCGGCTCAAGCCGTCGTTCAAGGAGGACGGCGTGATCCACGCCGGGAACTCCTCCCAGATCTCCGACGGCGCGGCGGCCCTGCTCGTCACCACCCCGGAACGGGCCCGTGAACTCGGTCTCGCCCCGATCGCCCGCTACCACACCGGAGCGGTCAGCGGCGCGGACCCGATCACCATGCTGCTCGGCCCGATCCCCGCCACCGAGAAGGTGCTGCGCCGCTCCGGGCTGAGCCTCGCCGACATCGGCGTGTACGAGGTCAACGAGGCGTTCGCACCGGTGCCGTTGGCCTGGCTGGCCGAGACCGGCGCAGACCCCGGCCGGCTCAATCCGCTGGGCGGGGCGATCGCGGTCGGCCACCCGCTCGGCGGGTCCGGCGCCATCCTGATGACCCGGCTGCTGGCCCGGATGCGGCGCGAGAACCTCCGCTACGGGCTCCAGACCATGTGCGAGGGCGGCGGCACCGCGAACGCCACCATCATCGAGCTGCTGCGATGA